Proteins encoded within one genomic window of Equus caballus isolate H_3958 breed thoroughbred chromosome 20, TB-T2T, whole genome shotgun sequence:
- the RXRB gene encoding retinoic acid receptor RXR-beta isoform X1: MSWAARPPFLPQRHAAGQCGPVGVRKEMHCGVASRWRRRRPWLDPAAAAAAAGAGEQQTPEPEPGEAGRDGMGDSGRDSRSPDSSSPNPLPQGAPPPSPPGPPLPSSAAPSLGGSGAPPPPPMPPPPLGSPFPVISSSMGSPGLPPPAPPGFSGPVSSPQVRGCDPLTASPLSFPCFPCDPRSLCELPYGPLTFQSSNPGRPMVLVRPLALPEINSTVSLPGGGSGPPEDVKPPVLGVRGLHCPPPPGGPGAGKRLCAICGDRSSGKHYGVYSCEGCKGFFKRTIRKDLTYSCRDNKDCTVDKRQRNRCQYCRYQKCLATGMKREAVQEERQRGKDKDGDGEGAGGAPEEMPVDRILEAELAVEQKSDQGVEGPGGTGGSGSSPNDPVTNICQAADKQLFTLVEWAKRIPHFSSLPLDDQVILLRAGWNELLIASFSHRSIDVRDGILLATGLHVHRNSAHSAGVGAIFDRSLSRVLTELVSKMRDMRMDKTELGCLRAIILFNPDAKGLSNPSEVEVLREKVYASLETYCKQKYPEQQGRFAKLLLRLPALRSIGLKCLEHLFFFKLIGDTPIDTFLMEMLEAPHQLA, encoded by the exons ATGTCTTGGGCTGCTCGCCCGCCCTTCCTCCCCCAGCGGCATGCCGCAGGGCAGTGTGGGCCGGTGGGGGTGCGAAAAGAAATGCATTGTGGGGTCGCGTCCCGGTGGCGGCGGCGACGGCCCTGGCTGGATCCCgcggcagcagcggcggcggcgggagccgGAGAACAACAAACCCCGGAGCCGGAGCCGGGGGAGGCTGGACGGGACGGGATGGGCGACAGCGGGCGGG ACTCCCGAAGCCCAGATagttcctccccaaatccccttccCCAGGgggcccctcccccttctcctcctgggcCACCCTTACCGTCATCAGCAGCCCCATCCCTTGGAGGCTctggggccccacccccacccccgatgCCACCACCCCCACTGGGCTCCCCCTTCCCCGTCATCAGCTCTTCCATGGGGTCCCCTGGTCTGCCCCCTCCAGCTCCCCCAGGATTCTCCGGGCCTGTCAGCAGTCCCCAGGTGAGAGGTTGTGACCCACTTACTGCCTCTCCACTttcatttccttgttttccttGTGACCCCAGATCCTTGTGTGAACTTCCCTATGGCCCACTGACCTTCCAGTCCTCTAATCCTGGCAGGCCTATGGTCCTTGTGAGACCTCTTGCCCTTCCTGAG ATTAACTCAACAGTGTCGCTCCCTGGGGGTGGGTCTGGCCCCCCTGAAGATGTGAAGCCACCAGTCTTAGGGGTCCGGGGCCTGCACTGTCCACCCCCTCCaggtggccctggggctggcaaACGGCTATGTGCAATCTGCGGGGACCGAAGCTCAG GCAAACACTATGGGGTTTACAGCTGTGAGGGCTGCAAAGGCTTCTTCAAGCGCACCATCCGGAAGGACCTGACCTACTCGTGCCGGGACAACAAAGACTGTACGGTGGACAAGCGCCAGCGGAACCGCTGTCAGTACTGCCGCTATCAGAAGTGCCTGGCCACGGGCATGAAGAGGGAGG cgGTACAGGAGGAGCGTCAGCGGGGGAAGGACAaggatggggatggggagggggctggaggagccCCTGAAGAGATGCCCGTGGACAGGATCCTGGAGGCAGAGCTGGCTGTGGAGCAGAAGAGTGACCAGGGCGTTGAGGGTCCTGGGGGAACCGGGGGTAGCGGCAGCAGC CCAAATGACCCTGTGACTAACATCTGTCAGGCAGCTGACAAACAGCTATTCACGCTTGTTGAGTGGGCAAAGAGGATCCCACACTTTTCCTCCTTGCCTCTGGATGACCAGGTCATATTGCTACGGGCAG GCTGGAATGAACTCCTCATTGCCTCCTTTTCCCACCGATCCATTGATGTCCGAGATGGCATCCTCCTCGCCACAGGTCTTCACGTGCACCGCAACTCAGCCCATTCTGCAGGCGTGGGAGCCATCTTTGATCG GTCCCTCTCCAGGGTGCTGACAGAGCTAGTGTCCAAAATGCGTGACATGAGGATGGACAAGACAGAGCTTGGCTGCCTGAGGGCAATCATTCTGTTCAATCCAG ATGCCAAGGGCCTCTCCAACCCCAGTGAGGTAGAGGTCCTGCGAGAGAAAGTGTATGCATCACTGGAGACCTACTGCAAACAGAAGTACCCTGAGCAGCAGGGACG gtttgccAAACTGCTGCTACGTCTTCCTGCCCTCAGGTCCATCGGCCTTAAGTGTCTAGAACATCTGTTTTTCTTCAAGCTCATTGGTGACACCCCCATCGACACCTTTCTCATGGAGATGCTCGAGGCTCCCCATCAGCTGGCCTGA
- the RXRB gene encoding retinoic acid receptor RXR-beta isoform X5 has product MPQGSVGRWGCEKKCIVGSRPGGGGDGPGWIPRQQRRRREPENNKPRSRSRGRLDGTGWATAGGINSTVSLPGGGSGPPEDVKPPVLGVRGLHCPPPPGGPGAGKRLCAICGDRSSGKHYGVYSCEGCKGFFKRTIRKDLTYSCRDNKDCTVDKRQRNRCQYCRYQKCLATGMKREAVQEERQRGKDKDGDGEGAGGAPEEMPVDRILEAELAVEQKSDQGVEGPGGTGGSGSSPNDPVTNICQAADKQLFTLVEWAKRIPHFSSLPLDDQVILLRAGWNELLIASFSHRSIDVRDGILLATGLHVHRNSAHSAGVGAIFDRSLSRVLTELVSKMRDMRMDKTELGCLRAIILFNPDAKGLSNPSEVEVLREKVYASLETYCKQKYPEQQGRFAKLLLRLPALRSIGLKCLEHLFFFKLIGDTPIDTFLMEMLEAPHQLA; this is encoded by the exons ATGCCGCAGGGCAGTGTGGGCCGGTGGGGGTGCGAAAAGAAATGCATTGTGGGGTCGCGTCCCGGTGGCGGCGGCGACGGCCCTGGCTGGATCCCgcggcagcagcggcggcggcgggagccgGAGAACAACAAACCCCGGAGCCGGAGCCGGGGGAGGCTGGACGGGACGGGATGGGCGACAGCGGGCGGG ATTAACTCAACAGTGTCGCTCCCTGGGGGTGGGTCTGGCCCCCCTGAAGATGTGAAGCCACCAGTCTTAGGGGTCCGGGGCCTGCACTGTCCACCCCCTCCaggtggccctggggctggcaaACGGCTATGTGCAATCTGCGGGGACCGAAGCTCAG GCAAACACTATGGGGTTTACAGCTGTGAGGGCTGCAAAGGCTTCTTCAAGCGCACCATCCGGAAGGACCTGACCTACTCGTGCCGGGACAACAAAGACTGTACGGTGGACAAGCGCCAGCGGAACCGCTGTCAGTACTGCCGCTATCAGAAGTGCCTGGCCACGGGCATGAAGAGGGAGG cgGTACAGGAGGAGCGTCAGCGGGGGAAGGACAaggatggggatggggagggggctggaggagccCCTGAAGAGATGCCCGTGGACAGGATCCTGGAGGCAGAGCTGGCTGTGGAGCAGAAGAGTGACCAGGGCGTTGAGGGTCCTGGGGGAACCGGGGGTAGCGGCAGCAGC CCAAATGACCCTGTGACTAACATCTGTCAGGCAGCTGACAAACAGCTATTCACGCTTGTTGAGTGGGCAAAGAGGATCCCACACTTTTCCTCCTTGCCTCTGGATGACCAGGTCATATTGCTACGGGCAG GCTGGAATGAACTCCTCATTGCCTCCTTTTCCCACCGATCCATTGATGTCCGAGATGGCATCCTCCTCGCCACAGGTCTTCACGTGCACCGCAACTCAGCCCATTCTGCAGGCGTGGGAGCCATCTTTGATCG GTCCCTCTCCAGGGTGCTGACAGAGCTAGTGTCCAAAATGCGTGACATGAGGATGGACAAGACAGAGCTTGGCTGCCTGAGGGCAATCATTCTGTTCAATCCAG ATGCCAAGGGCCTCTCCAACCCCAGTGAGGTAGAGGTCCTGCGAGAGAAAGTGTATGCATCACTGGAGACCTACTGCAAACAGAAGTACCCTGAGCAGCAGGGACG gtttgccAAACTGCTGCTACGTCTTCCTGCCCTCAGGTCCATCGGCCTTAAGTGTCTAGAACATCTGTTTTTCTTCAAGCTCATTGGTGACACCCCCATCGACACCTTTCTCATGGAGATGCTCGAGGCTCCCCATCAGCTGGCCTGA
- the RXRB gene encoding retinoic acid receptor RXR-beta isoform X6, with product MPQGSVGRWGCEKKCIVGSRPGGGGDGPGWIPRQQRRRREPENNKPRSRSRGRLDGTGWATAGGINSTVSLPGGGSGPPEDVKPPVLGVRGLHCPPPPGGPGAGKRLCAICGDRSSGKHYGVYSCEGCKGFFKRTIRKDLTYSCRDNKDCTVDKRQRNRCQYCRYQKCLATGMKREAVQEERQRGKDKDGDGEGAGGAPEEMPVDRILEAELAVEQKSDQGVEGPGGTGGSGSSPNDPVTNICQAADKQLFTLVEWAKRIPHFSSLPLDDQVILLRAGWNELLIASFSHRSIDVRDGILLATGLHVHRNSAHSAGVGAIFDRVLTELVSKMRDMRMDKTELGCLRAIILFNPDAKGLSNPSEVEVLREKVYASLETYCKQKYPEQQGRFAKLLLRLPALRSIGLKCLEHLFFFKLIGDTPIDTFLMEMLEAPHQLA from the exons ATGCCGCAGGGCAGTGTGGGCCGGTGGGGGTGCGAAAAGAAATGCATTGTGGGGTCGCGTCCCGGTGGCGGCGGCGACGGCCCTGGCTGGATCCCgcggcagcagcggcggcggcgggagccgGAGAACAACAAACCCCGGAGCCGGAGCCGGGGGAGGCTGGACGGGACGGGATGGGCGACAGCGGGCGGG ATTAACTCAACAGTGTCGCTCCCTGGGGGTGGGTCTGGCCCCCCTGAAGATGTGAAGCCACCAGTCTTAGGGGTCCGGGGCCTGCACTGTCCACCCCCTCCaggtggccctggggctggcaaACGGCTATGTGCAATCTGCGGGGACCGAAGCTCAG GCAAACACTATGGGGTTTACAGCTGTGAGGGCTGCAAAGGCTTCTTCAAGCGCACCATCCGGAAGGACCTGACCTACTCGTGCCGGGACAACAAAGACTGTACGGTGGACAAGCGCCAGCGGAACCGCTGTCAGTACTGCCGCTATCAGAAGTGCCTGGCCACGGGCATGAAGAGGGAGG cgGTACAGGAGGAGCGTCAGCGGGGGAAGGACAaggatggggatggggagggggctggaggagccCCTGAAGAGATGCCCGTGGACAGGATCCTGGAGGCAGAGCTGGCTGTGGAGCAGAAGAGTGACCAGGGCGTTGAGGGTCCTGGGGGAACCGGGGGTAGCGGCAGCAGC CCAAATGACCCTGTGACTAACATCTGTCAGGCAGCTGACAAACAGCTATTCACGCTTGTTGAGTGGGCAAAGAGGATCCCACACTTTTCCTCCTTGCCTCTGGATGACCAGGTCATATTGCTACGGGCAG GCTGGAATGAACTCCTCATTGCCTCCTTTTCCCACCGATCCATTGATGTCCGAGATGGCATCCTCCTCGCCACAGGTCTTCACGTGCACCGCAACTCAGCCCATTCTGCAGGCGTGGGAGCCATCTTTGATCG GGTGCTGACAGAGCTAGTGTCCAAAATGCGTGACATGAGGATGGACAAGACAGAGCTTGGCTGCCTGAGGGCAATCATTCTGTTCAATCCAG ATGCCAAGGGCCTCTCCAACCCCAGTGAGGTAGAGGTCCTGCGAGAGAAAGTGTATGCATCACTGGAGACCTACTGCAAACAGAAGTACCCTGAGCAGCAGGGACG gtttgccAAACTGCTGCTACGTCTTCCTGCCCTCAGGTCCATCGGCCTTAAGTGTCTAGAACATCTGTTTTTCTTCAAGCTCATTGGTGACACCCCCATCGACACCTTTCTCATGGAGATGCTCGAGGCTCCCCATCAGCTGGCCTGA
- the RXRB gene encoding retinoic acid receptor RXR-beta isoform X2, with translation MSWAARPPFLPQRHAAGQCGPVGVRKEMHCGVASRWRRRRPWLDPAAAAAAAGAGEQQTPEPEPGEAGRDGMGDSGRDSRSPDSSSPNPLPQGAPPPSPPGPPLPSSAAPSLGGSGAPPPPPMPPPPLGSPFPVISSSMGSPGLPPPAPPGFSGPVSSPQVRGCDPLTASPLSFPCFPCDPRSLCELPYGPLTFQSSNPGRPMVLVRPLALPEINSTVSLPGGGSGPPEDVKPPVLGVRGLHCPPPPGGPGAGKRLCAICGDRSSGKHYGVYSCEGCKGFFKRTIRKDLTYSCRDNKDCTVDKRQRNRCQYCRYQKCLATGMKREAVQEERQRGKDKDGDGEGAGGAPEEMPVDRILEAELAVEQKSDQGVEGPGGTGGSGSSPNDPVTNICQAADKQLFTLVEWAKRIPHFSSLPLDDQVILLRAGWNELLIASFSHRSIDVRDGILLATGLHVHRNSAHSAGVGAIFDRVLTELVSKMRDMRMDKTELGCLRAIILFNPDAKGLSNPSEVEVLREKVYASLETYCKQKYPEQQGRFAKLLLRLPALRSIGLKCLEHLFFFKLIGDTPIDTFLMEMLEAPHQLA, from the exons ATGTCTTGGGCTGCTCGCCCGCCCTTCCTCCCCCAGCGGCATGCCGCAGGGCAGTGTGGGCCGGTGGGGGTGCGAAAAGAAATGCATTGTGGGGTCGCGTCCCGGTGGCGGCGGCGACGGCCCTGGCTGGATCCCgcggcagcagcggcggcggcgggagccgGAGAACAACAAACCCCGGAGCCGGAGCCGGGGGAGGCTGGACGGGACGGGATGGGCGACAGCGGGCGGG ACTCCCGAAGCCCAGATagttcctccccaaatccccttccCCAGGgggcccctcccccttctcctcctgggcCACCCTTACCGTCATCAGCAGCCCCATCCCTTGGAGGCTctggggccccacccccacccccgatgCCACCACCCCCACTGGGCTCCCCCTTCCCCGTCATCAGCTCTTCCATGGGGTCCCCTGGTCTGCCCCCTCCAGCTCCCCCAGGATTCTCCGGGCCTGTCAGCAGTCCCCAGGTGAGAGGTTGTGACCCACTTACTGCCTCTCCACTttcatttccttgttttccttGTGACCCCAGATCCTTGTGTGAACTTCCCTATGGCCCACTGACCTTCCAGTCCTCTAATCCTGGCAGGCCTATGGTCCTTGTGAGACCTCTTGCCCTTCCTGAG ATTAACTCAACAGTGTCGCTCCCTGGGGGTGGGTCTGGCCCCCCTGAAGATGTGAAGCCACCAGTCTTAGGGGTCCGGGGCCTGCACTGTCCACCCCCTCCaggtggccctggggctggcaaACGGCTATGTGCAATCTGCGGGGACCGAAGCTCAG GCAAACACTATGGGGTTTACAGCTGTGAGGGCTGCAAAGGCTTCTTCAAGCGCACCATCCGGAAGGACCTGACCTACTCGTGCCGGGACAACAAAGACTGTACGGTGGACAAGCGCCAGCGGAACCGCTGTCAGTACTGCCGCTATCAGAAGTGCCTGGCCACGGGCATGAAGAGGGAGG cgGTACAGGAGGAGCGTCAGCGGGGGAAGGACAaggatggggatggggagggggctggaggagccCCTGAAGAGATGCCCGTGGACAGGATCCTGGAGGCAGAGCTGGCTGTGGAGCAGAAGAGTGACCAGGGCGTTGAGGGTCCTGGGGGAACCGGGGGTAGCGGCAGCAGC CCAAATGACCCTGTGACTAACATCTGTCAGGCAGCTGACAAACAGCTATTCACGCTTGTTGAGTGGGCAAAGAGGATCCCACACTTTTCCTCCTTGCCTCTGGATGACCAGGTCATATTGCTACGGGCAG GCTGGAATGAACTCCTCATTGCCTCCTTTTCCCACCGATCCATTGATGTCCGAGATGGCATCCTCCTCGCCACAGGTCTTCACGTGCACCGCAACTCAGCCCATTCTGCAGGCGTGGGAGCCATCTTTGATCG GGTGCTGACAGAGCTAGTGTCCAAAATGCGTGACATGAGGATGGACAAGACAGAGCTTGGCTGCCTGAGGGCAATCATTCTGTTCAATCCAG ATGCCAAGGGCCTCTCCAACCCCAGTGAGGTAGAGGTCCTGCGAGAGAAAGTGTATGCATCACTGGAGACCTACTGCAAACAGAAGTACCCTGAGCAGCAGGGACG gtttgccAAACTGCTGCTACGTCTTCCTGCCCTCAGGTCCATCGGCCTTAAGTGTCTAGAACATCTGTTTTTCTTCAAGCTCATTGGTGACACCCCCATCGACACCTTTCTCATGGAGATGCTCGAGGCTCCCCATCAGCTGGCCTGA
- the RXRB gene encoding retinoic acid receptor RXR-beta isoform X4, translated as MSWAARPPFLPQRHAAGQCGPVGVRKEMHCGVASRWRRRRPWLDPAAAAAAAGAGEQQTPEPEPGEAGRDGMGDSGRDSRSPDSSSPNPLPQGAPPPSPPGPPLPSSAAPSLGGSGAPPPPPMPPPPLGSPFPVISSSMGSPGLPPPAPPGFSGPVSSPQINSTVSLPGGGSGPPEDVKPPVLGVRGLHCPPPPGGPGAGKRLCAICGDRSSGKHYGVYSCEGCKGFFKRTIRKDLTYSCRDNKDCTVDKRQRNRCQYCRYQKCLATGMKREAVQEERQRGKDKDGDGEGAGGAPEEMPVDRILEAELAVEQKSDQGVEGPGGTGGSGSSPNDPVTNICQAADKQLFTLVEWAKRIPHFSSLPLDDQVILLRAGWNELLIASFSHRSIDVRDGILLATGLHVHRNSAHSAGVGAIFDRVLTELVSKMRDMRMDKTELGCLRAIILFNPDAKGLSNPSEVEVLREKVYASLETYCKQKYPEQQGRFAKLLLRLPALRSIGLKCLEHLFFFKLIGDTPIDTFLMEMLEAPHQLA; from the exons ATGTCTTGGGCTGCTCGCCCGCCCTTCCTCCCCCAGCGGCATGCCGCAGGGCAGTGTGGGCCGGTGGGGGTGCGAAAAGAAATGCATTGTGGGGTCGCGTCCCGGTGGCGGCGGCGACGGCCCTGGCTGGATCCCgcggcagcagcggcggcggcgggagccgGAGAACAACAAACCCCGGAGCCGGAGCCGGGGGAGGCTGGACGGGACGGGATGGGCGACAGCGGGCGGG ACTCCCGAAGCCCAGATagttcctccccaaatccccttccCCAGGgggcccctcccccttctcctcctgggcCACCCTTACCGTCATCAGCAGCCCCATCCCTTGGAGGCTctggggccccacccccacccccgatgCCACCACCCCCACTGGGCTCCCCCTTCCCCGTCATCAGCTCTTCCATGGGGTCCCCTGGTCTGCCCCCTCCAGCTCCCCCAGGATTCTCCGGGCCTGTCAGCAGTCCCCAG ATTAACTCAACAGTGTCGCTCCCTGGGGGTGGGTCTGGCCCCCCTGAAGATGTGAAGCCACCAGTCTTAGGGGTCCGGGGCCTGCACTGTCCACCCCCTCCaggtggccctggggctggcaaACGGCTATGTGCAATCTGCGGGGACCGAAGCTCAG GCAAACACTATGGGGTTTACAGCTGTGAGGGCTGCAAAGGCTTCTTCAAGCGCACCATCCGGAAGGACCTGACCTACTCGTGCCGGGACAACAAAGACTGTACGGTGGACAAGCGCCAGCGGAACCGCTGTCAGTACTGCCGCTATCAGAAGTGCCTGGCCACGGGCATGAAGAGGGAGG cgGTACAGGAGGAGCGTCAGCGGGGGAAGGACAaggatggggatggggagggggctggaggagccCCTGAAGAGATGCCCGTGGACAGGATCCTGGAGGCAGAGCTGGCTGTGGAGCAGAAGAGTGACCAGGGCGTTGAGGGTCCTGGGGGAACCGGGGGTAGCGGCAGCAGC CCAAATGACCCTGTGACTAACATCTGTCAGGCAGCTGACAAACAGCTATTCACGCTTGTTGAGTGGGCAAAGAGGATCCCACACTTTTCCTCCTTGCCTCTGGATGACCAGGTCATATTGCTACGGGCAG GCTGGAATGAACTCCTCATTGCCTCCTTTTCCCACCGATCCATTGATGTCCGAGATGGCATCCTCCTCGCCACAGGTCTTCACGTGCACCGCAACTCAGCCCATTCTGCAGGCGTGGGAGCCATCTTTGATCG GGTGCTGACAGAGCTAGTGTCCAAAATGCGTGACATGAGGATGGACAAGACAGAGCTTGGCTGCCTGAGGGCAATCATTCTGTTCAATCCAG ATGCCAAGGGCCTCTCCAACCCCAGTGAGGTAGAGGTCCTGCGAGAGAAAGTGTATGCATCACTGGAGACCTACTGCAAACAGAAGTACCCTGAGCAGCAGGGACG gtttgccAAACTGCTGCTACGTCTTCCTGCCCTCAGGTCCATCGGCCTTAAGTGTCTAGAACATCTGTTTTTCTTCAAGCTCATTGGTGACACCCCCATCGACACCTTTCTCATGGAGATGCTCGAGGCTCCCCATCAGCTGGCCTGA
- the RXRB gene encoding retinoic acid receptor RXR-beta isoform X3: MSWAARPPFLPQRHAAGQCGPVGVRKEMHCGVASRWRRRRPWLDPAAAAAAAGAGEQQTPEPEPGEAGRDGMGDSGRDSRSPDSSSPNPLPQGAPPPSPPGPPLPSSAAPSLGGSGAPPPPPMPPPPLGSPFPVISSSMGSPGLPPPAPPGFSGPVSSPQINSTVSLPGGGSGPPEDVKPPVLGVRGLHCPPPPGGPGAGKRLCAICGDRSSGKHYGVYSCEGCKGFFKRTIRKDLTYSCRDNKDCTVDKRQRNRCQYCRYQKCLATGMKREAVQEERQRGKDKDGDGEGAGGAPEEMPVDRILEAELAVEQKSDQGVEGPGGTGGSGSSPNDPVTNICQAADKQLFTLVEWAKRIPHFSSLPLDDQVILLRAGWNELLIASFSHRSIDVRDGILLATGLHVHRNSAHSAGVGAIFDRSLSRVLTELVSKMRDMRMDKTELGCLRAIILFNPDAKGLSNPSEVEVLREKVYASLETYCKQKYPEQQGRFAKLLLRLPALRSIGLKCLEHLFFFKLIGDTPIDTFLMEMLEAPHQLA, from the exons ATGTCTTGGGCTGCTCGCCCGCCCTTCCTCCCCCAGCGGCATGCCGCAGGGCAGTGTGGGCCGGTGGGGGTGCGAAAAGAAATGCATTGTGGGGTCGCGTCCCGGTGGCGGCGGCGACGGCCCTGGCTGGATCCCgcggcagcagcggcggcggcgggagccgGAGAACAACAAACCCCGGAGCCGGAGCCGGGGGAGGCTGGACGGGACGGGATGGGCGACAGCGGGCGGG ACTCCCGAAGCCCAGATagttcctccccaaatccccttccCCAGGgggcccctcccccttctcctcctgggcCACCCTTACCGTCATCAGCAGCCCCATCCCTTGGAGGCTctggggccccacccccacccccgatgCCACCACCCCCACTGGGCTCCCCCTTCCCCGTCATCAGCTCTTCCATGGGGTCCCCTGGTCTGCCCCCTCCAGCTCCCCCAGGATTCTCCGGGCCTGTCAGCAGTCCCCAG ATTAACTCAACAGTGTCGCTCCCTGGGGGTGGGTCTGGCCCCCCTGAAGATGTGAAGCCACCAGTCTTAGGGGTCCGGGGCCTGCACTGTCCACCCCCTCCaggtggccctggggctggcaaACGGCTATGTGCAATCTGCGGGGACCGAAGCTCAG GCAAACACTATGGGGTTTACAGCTGTGAGGGCTGCAAAGGCTTCTTCAAGCGCACCATCCGGAAGGACCTGACCTACTCGTGCCGGGACAACAAAGACTGTACGGTGGACAAGCGCCAGCGGAACCGCTGTCAGTACTGCCGCTATCAGAAGTGCCTGGCCACGGGCATGAAGAGGGAGG cgGTACAGGAGGAGCGTCAGCGGGGGAAGGACAaggatggggatggggagggggctggaggagccCCTGAAGAGATGCCCGTGGACAGGATCCTGGAGGCAGAGCTGGCTGTGGAGCAGAAGAGTGACCAGGGCGTTGAGGGTCCTGGGGGAACCGGGGGTAGCGGCAGCAGC CCAAATGACCCTGTGACTAACATCTGTCAGGCAGCTGACAAACAGCTATTCACGCTTGTTGAGTGGGCAAAGAGGATCCCACACTTTTCCTCCTTGCCTCTGGATGACCAGGTCATATTGCTACGGGCAG GCTGGAATGAACTCCTCATTGCCTCCTTTTCCCACCGATCCATTGATGTCCGAGATGGCATCCTCCTCGCCACAGGTCTTCACGTGCACCGCAACTCAGCCCATTCTGCAGGCGTGGGAGCCATCTTTGATCG GTCCCTCTCCAGGGTGCTGACAGAGCTAGTGTCCAAAATGCGTGACATGAGGATGGACAAGACAGAGCTTGGCTGCCTGAGGGCAATCATTCTGTTCAATCCAG ATGCCAAGGGCCTCTCCAACCCCAGTGAGGTAGAGGTCCTGCGAGAGAAAGTGTATGCATCACTGGAGACCTACTGCAAACAGAAGTACCCTGAGCAGCAGGGACG gtttgccAAACTGCTGCTACGTCTTCCTGCCCTCAGGTCCATCGGCCTTAAGTGTCTAGAACATCTGTTTTTCTTCAAGCTCATTGGTGACACCCCCATCGACACCTTTCTCATGGAGATGCTCGAGGCTCCCCATCAGCTGGCCTGA
- the SLC39A7 gene encoding zinc transporter SLC39A7, protein MARGLGAPHWVAVGLLTWAALGLLVAGHGGHGDLHEDLHEDFHGHSHRHSHEDFHHGHSHAHGHTHESIWHGHTHGHDHGHSHEDLHHGHSHGHSHENLYHRGHGHDHEHSHGGYGESGAPGIKQDLDTVTLWAYALGATVLISAAPFFVLFLIPVESNSPRHRSLLQILLSFASGGLLGDAFLHLIPHALEPHSHHPQEHPGHGHSHSGQGPILSVGLWVLSGIVAFLVVEKFVRHVKGGHGHSHGHGHTHGHTHGSHRHGRQERHSKEKQSSEEEEKEAGGLRKRKGGNMGPKDGPVRPENSEEGKTGSDLRVSGYLNLAADLAHNFTDGLAIGASFRGGRGLGILTTMTVLLHEVPHEVGDFAILVQSGCSKKQAMHLQLLTAIGALAGTACALLTEGGAVGSEVAGGTGPGWILPFTAGGFIYVATVSVLPELLREASPLQSLLEVLGLLGGVVMMVLIAHLE, encoded by the exons ATGGCCAGAGGCCTGGGGGCCCCCCACTGGGTGGCCGTGGGACTGCTGACCTGGGCGGCCTTAGGGCTGCTAGTGGCCGGACACGGGGGTCATGGCGACCTGCACGAGGACCTGCACGAGGACTTCCATGGCCACAGCCACAGGCACTCACATGAGGATTTCCACCATGGACACAGCCACGCCCATGGCCACACTCACGAGAGCATCTGGCATGGGCACACCCACGGTCACGACCATGGACATTCACATGAGGATTTGCACCATGGCCATAGCCATGGCCACTCCCATGAGAACCTCTACCACAGAGGACATGGACATGACCATGAACACAGCCATGGAGGCTATGGGGAGTCTGGGGCTCCGGGCATCAAGCAGGACCTGGACACTGTCACTCTCTGGGCCTAT GCATTGGGGGCCACAGTGCTGATCTCTGCAGCTCCATTTTTCGTCCTCTTCCTTATCCCTGTGGAGTCAAACTCCCCCCGGCACCGCTCTCTGCTCCAGATCTTGCTCAGTTTTGCTTCAGGTGGGCTCCTGGGAGATGCCTTCCTGCACCTCATTCCTCATGCCCTGG AACCTCATTCTCACCACCCTCAGGAGCATCCCGGACACGGACACTCCCACAGTG GCCAGGGCCCCATTCTGTCTGTGGGACTGTGGGTCCTCAGTGGAATTGTCGCCTTTCTTGTGGTGGAGAAGTTTGTGAGACATGTGAAAGGAGGACATGGACACAGTCATGGACATGGACATACTCATGGTCACACACATGGAAGTCATAGACATGGAAGACAGG agcGTCATTCAAAAGAGAAGCAGAgctcagaggaagaagaaaaggaagcaggggggttgaggaagaggaaaggagggaacaTGGGGCCCAAAGATGGGCCAGTGAGACCTGAGAATTCTGAAGAGGGAAAAACAGGTTCAG ACCTGCGTGTATCAGGGTACCTGAATCTGGCTGCTGACCTGGCACACAACTTCACAGATGGTCTGGCCATTGGGGCTTCATTTCGAGGGGGTCGGGGGCTGGGGATCCTGACCACAATGACTGTCCTCCTACATGAAGTGCCCCATGAAGTTGGGGACTTTGCCATCTTGGTCCAGTCTGGCTGCAGCAAAAAGCAG GCGATGCATCTACAACTACTGACAGCAATAGGGGCACTGGCAGGCACAGCCTGTGCCCTCCTAACTGAAGGAGGGGCAGTGGGCAGTGAAGTCGCAGGCGGTACAGGTCCTGGCTGGATTCTGCCATTCACTGCAGGTGGCTTCATCTATGTAGCAACAGTGTCTGTGTTGCCTGAGCTGTTAAGGGAGGCATCACCATTGCAGTCACTTCTGGAGGTGCTGGGGCTGCTGGGGGGAGTTGTCATGATGGTGCTGATTGCCCACCTTGAGTGA